One window from the genome of Treponema sp. OMZ 838 encodes:
- a CDS encoding bifunctional 2-keto-4-hydroxyglutarate aldolase/2-keto-3-deoxy-6-phosphogluconate aldolase, with protein sequence MKKYELIQALIEAGAVSVIRAENKAQGLKIVEAVRAGGITAIEITMTVPHADEIIRELSEVFGADVLLGAGTVLDAETARACILAGAQYIVGPSFDEGCARLCNRYAVPYIPGVMTPQEAVRALEFGADILKLFPAELFGPKIISAFKGPLPQGTYMPTGGITAENAAEWIKAGAAVLGIGGALTKGAKTGDFESITRTARQLKEAVAAARGIQIQL encoded by the coding sequence GTGAAAAAATACGAACTGATACAAGCGTTGATTGAGGCGGGGGCGGTTTCCGTTATTCGGGCGGAAAATAAAGCGCAGGGGCTTAAAATCGTGGAGGCGGTGCGTGCAGGAGGAATCACGGCAATCGAAATTACCATGACCGTACCGCACGCCGACGAAATTATCCGTGAGCTAAGCGAAGTATTCGGTGCGGATGTATTACTGGGAGCGGGTACGGTACTCGATGCGGAAACAGCACGTGCCTGTATCCTTGCCGGTGCACAATATATCGTCGGGCCGTCTTTTGACGAAGGCTGCGCCCGTCTCTGCAATCGGTATGCGGTGCCGTACATTCCCGGTGTGATGACTCCGCAGGAAGCGGTGCGAGCGCTTGAATTCGGTGCTGATATCCTCAAGCTGTTCCCGGCAGAGCTTTTCGGGCCGAAAATCATCAGCGCCTTTAAGGGACCGCTTCCGCAGGGAACCTATATGCCGACCGGCGGTATCACTGCCGAAAATGCAGCCGAGTGGATTAAAGCCGGAGCTGCAGTACTCGGTATCGGAGGAGCACTAACAAAGGGGGCAAAAACCGGTGATTTTGAATCGATTACCCGTACAGCCCGTCAATTAAAAGAAGCGGTTGCCGCAGCGCGCGGTATCCAGATCCAGTTATAA
- a CDS encoding ClC family H(+)/Cl(-) exchange transporter, with protein sequence MNQYSKTGTLLKSRQENKWLLVFESLLTGLLTGLVITGFRLSISYIKNIRVALYGVIQSTGALGVVLALVSLALIGLFAGFIITKWPMIKGGGVAQIEGVFMQKLQFSPLCELPLKFIGGVLSIGLGLSMGREGPSVQLGAYVGDAVERLGKRSFTERVCLITAGAAAGLSATFNAPFAAIVFALEDIHHHLTPLLLACVMAGSFAGDFAGSIFLGSGPIFRFFTTVEFPLSQFTWLIGLGMFVTLVGHGFKQSIYFFQRCYKTFHIPPILRPMIPFLLSLPIGLWHSYASGGGDGLIKALTEQQSFPLTMLLMFLIVKLLFTGISAGSGAIGGIFVPLLACGAVSGALYATVLVHFGLLAQEHVTTMILFGMAACFTTVIKAPLTACVIVFETSGAFHQLSGLVLTCFTAYLTASFIGSQAHDHILLAQIFEAEQGNTHSLSGKHGTYRPQLYELPIGLQSIVALKKIRETDWPQKCRIVGVIHGEEETIPDGNTVLYPGDKLVVLVEDDTGFLLEQLTGLTGEQVH encoded by the coding sequence ATGAATCAATATTCAAAAACAGGTACATTGCTTAAAAGCAGACAAGAAAATAAGTGGCTTTTGGTATTTGAAAGCCTATTAACGGGCCTATTGACGGGACTGGTTATTACGGGTTTCAGGCTGTCGATCTCTTATATTAAAAATATCCGTGTTGCACTATACGGGGTCATACAGTCAACAGGTGCGCTTGGCGTTGTTCTTGCGCTGGTTAGTTTGGCGCTGATAGGCTTATTTGCCGGTTTTATTATCACAAAGTGGCCGATGATTAAAGGCGGCGGAGTTGCACAGATAGAAGGCGTGTTTATGCAAAAATTGCAGTTTTCGCCGCTGTGTGAACTCCCGCTCAAGTTTATCGGAGGTGTATTGAGTATCGGCTTGGGGCTTTCGATGGGGCGCGAGGGGCCTTCCGTGCAGCTTGGTGCCTATGTCGGAGATGCCGTTGAGCGGCTGGGGAAACGATCGTTTACCGAACGAGTATGCCTTATCACTGCGGGTGCCGCCGCCGGACTTTCGGCAACCTTTAATGCCCCTTTTGCCGCAATTGTTTTTGCTCTGGAAGATATTCATCATCATTTAACGCCGTTACTCTTAGCTTGCGTTATGGCAGGGTCTTTTGCCGGCGATTTTGCCGGAAGTATCTTTTTAGGTTCCGGCCCGATTTTTCGATTCTTTACAACCGTAGAATTCCCGCTTTCGCAATTTACATGGCTGATAGGACTCGGGATGTTTGTAACGCTTGTCGGGCACGGATTCAAACAGTCAATCTATTTTTTTCAGCGATGCTATAAAACGTTTCATATTCCGCCGATTCTGCGGCCGATGATTCCGTTCTTGCTATCCCTGCCGATAGGTTTGTGGCACAGTTATGCATCCGGCGGTGGAGACGGGCTGATAAAAGCACTGACTGAACAGCAGTCCTTTCCGCTTACAATGCTGCTGATGTTCTTAATCGTCAAATTGCTTTTTACCGGTATTTCCGCAGGATCAGGGGCAATCGGAGGAATCTTTGTACCGCTTCTTGCCTGTGGCGCAGTGAGCGGTGCGTTGTACGCAACCGTGCTTGTGCATTTCGGCCTATTGGCGCAGGAACACGTAACTACCATGATTCTTTTCGGTATGGCTGCCTGTTTTACCACCGTTATTAAAGCACCGCTTACCGCCTGCGTTATTGTGTTTGAAACAAGCGGGGCGTTCCATCAGCTGAGCGGTTTGGTACTCACTTGTTTTACCGCTTATCTGACGGCAAGTTTTATCGGTTCGCAGGCGCATGACCATATCTTATTAGCGCAAATATTTGAAGCCGAACAAGGTAACACGCATTCTTTGAGCGGTAAACACGGAACATATCGCCCGCAGCTTTATGAATTACCTATCGGGCTCCAATCGATTGTGGCTTTAAAGAAAATCAGAGAAACGGACTGGCCTCAAAAATGCCGTATTGTCGGCGTTATACACGGTGAAGAGGAAACCATTCCCGACGGAAATACCGTATTGTACCCCGGAGATAAACTGGTTGTCCTCGTTGAAGATGATACCGGTTTTCTTCTAGAACAACTTACCGGTTTAACCGGTGAACAGGTTCACTAA
- a CDS encoding uracil-xanthine permease family protein yields MSISKENIYKLEGRVPLKTAIPLGMQHVLAMYAGNLAPILVISGVLNIPADIKVSLLQSAMFVAGAVTFVQLRPIWKIGSGLPTVMGTSSGFIPVAIGVGLQYAAMGDWSNGYAAILGASLIGGLMEFMLGFIVKPLRKFLPHVVTGTVVTTLGISLIPVGIKFVGGGVGLEKTPGFGSIKNLLVALFVFLTIIFIRQMFTGFLSISSILIGLIAGYVVAIFAGMVDFTPVRNAAWISAPLPFFAVGHLNLTFYWDAIVPFLLVYLATTVETIGDNTGIAVGGLGRDITDKELQGAVHADGFGSMFAAIFGVMPNTSFSQNVGLIGMTKVVNRFTIGIGAGFLVLCGFFPKLGAIVSTIPNPVLGGGVLLMFSMITMSGLNLIYQNGKITERDIVIIAASLGVAFGLSNVQEVMQHMPMWFQNIFKQAIVGAFVTALILNLLLPKSKKDETT; encoded by the coding sequence ATGAGTATTTCAAAAGAAAATATTTATAAGCTCGAAGGCCGTGTTCCGTTAAAGACGGCAATCCCTCTCGGTATGCAGCATGTTTTGGCTATGTATGCCGGAAACCTTGCCCCGATTCTCGTTATATCGGGTGTTCTTAATATCCCGGCGGATATTAAAGTTTCGCTGCTGCAAAGCGCTATGTTTGTTGCCGGCGCCGTTACGTTTGTACAGTTGCGACCTATCTGGAAAATCGGTTCGGGACTCCCCACCGTTATGGGAACCAGTTCAGGATTTATCCCCGTTGCTATCGGAGTAGGACTGCAATATGCCGCAATGGGAGACTGGTCAAACGGATATGCTGCTATTCTTGGGGCATCCCTTATCGGCGGTTTAATGGAGTTTATGCTCGGGTTTATCGTTAAACCGCTCCGCAAGTTCTTACCGCACGTTGTTACCGGAACCGTTGTTACCACTTTGGGAATTTCGCTTATCCCCGTCGGTATTAAATTTGTCGGCGGTGGAGTCGGTCTTGAAAAAACACCCGGATTCGGCTCGATAAAGAATCTGTTAGTTGCACTTTTCGTCTTTTTAACAATTATCTTTATCCGGCAAATGTTTACCGGTTTCTTGAGCATCTCTTCCATTCTAATCGGGCTTATTGCAGGTTACGTTGTTGCAATCTTTGCCGGTATGGTCGATTTTACACCGGTAAGAAATGCCGCATGGATTTCCGCTCCGCTCCCGTTCTTTGCAGTAGGGCACCTGAACCTCACCTTCTATTGGGATGCTATTGTCCCATTCCTGCTCGTCTATCTTGCGACAACTGTAGAGACAATCGGTGATAACACCGGTATCGCAGTCGGCGGTCTCGGACGTGACATAACAGACAAAGAATTGCAGGGGGCGGTTCATGCGGACGGTTTCGGCAGTATGTTTGCGGCAATCTTCGGCGTTATGCCGAACACCTCATTCAGCCAGAACGTCGGGCTTATCGGTATGACAAAGGTTGTCAACCGCTTTACAATCGGAATCGGCGCAGGCTTCTTGGTATTGTGCGGATTCTTCCCCAAACTTGGAGCAATCGTTTCGACTATCCCGAACCCGGTATTGGGCGGCGGTGTATTGCTGATGTTCAGTATGATCACAATGAGCGGTTTAAACCTGATTTACCAAAACGGAAAGATTACGGAACGTGATATTGTCATTATCGCAGCATCGCTCGGTGTTGCTTTCGGTTTAAGCAACGTACAGGAAGTCATGCAGCATATGCCGATGTGGTTCCAGAACATCTTTAAACAGGCCATCGTCGGCGCCTTTGTTACCGCACTTATTTTGAACCTCCTGCTGCCGAAGTCAAAAAAAGATGAGACAACATGA
- a CDS encoding uracil-xanthine permease family protein, giving the protein MDVSKENIYRLEGRVPLRTAIPLGMQHVLAMYAGNLAPILVVTGILNIPPHIKVSLLQNAMFAAGAITFIQLHPIWKIGSGLPTVMGTGSAFIPVIIGVGTQFAAIGGDWMSGYAAILGATLIGGFMEFLLGFIVKPLHKFLPHVVTGTVVTTLGISLIPVGIRFVGGGVDIERTSAFGSMKNLLIALFVFLAIIFIRQLFTGFLSVSSILIGLVAGYIVAVFAGMVDFSPVRNAAWISAPLPFFATGHLRFAFYWEAIVPFMLVYLATMVETIGDNTGIAVGGLGRDITDKELEGAVHADGIGSMIAALFGVLPTTSFSQNVGLIGMTKVVNRFTIGMGAGFLVLCSFFPKLGAVVSTIPNPVLGGGMLLMFSMITISGLNLIYQDGKITERDIIIIAASLGIAFGLSHVPHVMQHLPNWFQNIFKQAIVGAFITSVLLNIVLPKEKEGA; this is encoded by the coding sequence ATGGACGTCTCGAAAGAGAATATTTATAGACTTGAAGGACGTGTTCCATTAAGAACGGCGATTCCCTTAGGTATGCAGCATGTTCTAGCCATGTATGCAGGAAACCTTGCACCGATTTTAGTAGTTACCGGAATTTTAAATATTCCACCGCATATTAAAGTATCGCTGCTGCAAAATGCGATGTTTGCAGCGGGTGCCATTACTTTTATACAGCTGCATCCGATTTGGAAAATCGGTTCAGGATTACCGACTGTTATGGGTACCGGTTCGGCATTTATTCCTGTTATCATCGGAGTCGGCACTCAATTTGCTGCGATAGGCGGGGATTGGATGAGCGGTTATGCTGCCATTCTCGGAGCCACACTGATTGGCGGATTTATGGAATTTTTGCTCGGATTTATTGTTAAGCCGCTCCATAAATTTTTACCGCATGTTGTAACCGGAACCGTTGTTACAACCTTGGGGATTTCACTTATTCCGGTCGGTATCCGGTTTGTAGGCGGCGGCGTCGATATTGAACGGACATCAGCCTTTGGTTCGATGAAAAACTTATTGATCGCACTGTTCGTATTTTTAGCGATTATTTTTATCCGTCAGCTATTTACCGGTTTTTTAAGTGTGTCATCCATCCTTATCGGTTTAGTCGCAGGGTATATCGTTGCAGTCTTTGCCGGTATGGTTGACTTCTCTCCGGTAAGAAATGCGGCATGGATTTCCGCTCCGCTGCCGTTCTTTGCCACAGGACATCTCCGTTTTGCATTCTATTGGGAAGCAATAGTACCCTTTATGCTTGTGTATCTCGCGACAATGGTAGAAACAATCGGCGATAATACCGGTATCGCGGTAGGGGGACTTGGAAGAGATATAACCGATAAAGAATTAGAAGGTGCGGTTCATGCGGATGGAATCGGTAGTATGATTGCTGCCCTTTTCGGCGTTTTACCGACAACTTCATTTAGTCAAAATGTCGGGCTTATCGGCATGACGAAAGTAGTCAATCGTTTTACAATCGGAATGGGCGCAGGTTTCCTGGTACTGTGTAGTTTCTTTCCTAAACTTGGCGCAGTCGTATCAACTATTCCCAATCCCGTATTAGGCGGCGGTATGTTGTTGATGTTTAGTATGATTACCATAAGCGGTTTAAATCTGATATACCAAGATGGAAAGATCACAGAACGTGATATTATCATTATTGCGGCATCGCTAGGTATTGCGTTTGGTTTAAGTCACGTCCCTCACGTTATGCAGCATTTACCGAATTGGTTCCAAAATATTTTTAAACAGGCAATAGTCGGAGCTTTTATCACCTCAGTTCTGTTAAATATAGTGCTACCCAAAGAAAAAGAAGGCGCGTAA
- a CDS encoding nucleoside-triphosphatase — MQRITTKRIFFVTGEQGCGKSTFLAALMQKYALQPSGFITKKEEAVKEPALYMHPVVAGTAIYRYTTGNKVGICPQQKPIGFAPIFDIFGVMCLKQAEEVILSSIGDEHSDADCDAASLSPALPVILMDELGFMEAEAELFFRAVCDLLSDSRYYIIGAVKPHGTRFLPVLEQMPEAIVYRLTLQNRIKLYERLEQAQNFTSFLDAIGAE; from the coding sequence TTGCAACGGATTACTACAAAGCGGATATTCTTTGTTACCGGCGAACAGGGCTGCGGGAAGTCTACATTTCTTGCAGCCCTTATGCAAAAATATGCTCTTCAGCCGTCAGGCTTTATTACAAAAAAAGAAGAAGCGGTAAAGGAACCTGCGTTATATATGCATCCGGTTGTCGCCGGTACCGCAATATATCGATACACAACCGGCAACAAAGTCGGAATATGTCCCCAGCAAAAACCGATCGGTTTTGCTCCGATATTTGATATATTCGGGGTTATGTGTTTGAAGCAAGCGGAGGAGGTAATACTTTCTTCGATTGGCGACGAACATTCCGACGCCGATTGCGATGCAGCGTCACTGTCCCCTGCTCTGCCGGTAATCTTAATGGATGAACTCGGCTTTATGGAAGCGGAGGCGGAGCTTTTTTTCCGAGCCGTATGCGATCTGCTTTCCGACTCCCGCTATTATATCATCGGCGCCGTAAAGCCGCATGGAACACGCTTTTTACCGGTCTTGGAACAAATGCCGGAAGCCATAGTATACCGGCTAACGCTGCAAAATAGAATAAAACTATATGAACGGCTTGAACAGGCGCAAAATTTTACATCGTTTTTAGATGCCATCGGTGCCGAATGA
- a CDS encoding NTP transferase domain-containing protein produces the protein MIPTAKNTITRENVSYTIGSTTQLPTAILLAGGLSTRMGCCKQLLPLCGKPLIEYVIETLLEAGLTHLVITVNAETQQPITEMTEHLAQNQWGQNESLKEPAAGSGIFSPFHCDIVFNPEPERGQGHSAALAVQAACRGYAEGFAATANTSSAYTPSGFLFCTADQPFLQADSIRDLCSVFRRNSGSIVSAAFNGRHCSPVIFPAVLANELSCLDGSIGGRTVMNAHPDLILYSPLRSEMEAFDIDTPEDFKRAEEYVQQHTQDNCTEI, from the coding sequence ATGATACCGACTGCTAAGAATACTATCACAAGAGAAAACGTTTCCTACACTATCGGAAGCACTACCCAACTCCCCACTGCAATTCTCCTTGCAGGAGGGCTTTCTACCCGTATGGGCTGCTGCAAACAGCTGCTCCCGCTTTGCGGAAAACCTTTAATCGAATACGTTATTGAAACACTGCTTGAGGCAGGGCTTACACATCTGGTGATTACGGTAAATGCCGAAACACAGCAGCCCATAACAGAAATGACAGAACACCTCGCACAAAACCAATGGGGGCAAAACGAGTCTCTAAAAGAACCGGCTGCCGGAAGCGGAATCTTCAGTCCATTCCACTGTGATATTGTCTTTAATCCGGAACCGGAGCGGGGACAGGGACATTCGGCGGCTCTTGCAGTACAAGCCGCTTGCCGCGGCTATGCCGAAGGTTTTGCCGCAACCGCAAATACCTCCTCTGCCTATACCCCAAGCGGCTTCTTATTTTGCACTGCCGACCAACCTTTTTTGCAAGCCGATAGCATTCGCGACCTCTGCTCTGTATTCCGCCGCAATTCCGGCAGCATCGTCTCGGCAGCCTTTAACGGCAGGCATTGCTCTCCGGTTATATTCCCGGCAGTACTAGCTAATGAACTCAGCTGTTTAGACGGAAGCATCGGCGGCAGAACCGTGATGAACGCTCACCCAGACTTGATTCTGTACTCCCCGCTCCGTTCCGAAATGGAAGCCTTCGACATCGATACGCCTGAAGACTTTAAACGGGCGGAAGAGTATGTGCAGCAGCACACACAGGACAACTGCACCGAAATATAG
- a CDS encoding lipoprotein, whose amino-acid sequence MKRNVVLYALLSVLLTSCTVMPRVPQYTGNNPYYAGSGEGYTFLEALTQAKANTLRLAVIDLIGETEEMQNRSKLHSAFYAGTRPNAYLETDYMRILRRAQTYRGYYCEITVPVKMDELRRTLDMIGTYSAKGGNILSSPEVREAKIKSELQGNNVGFITQYVDGMLYMVVPNQKAKDGSTFSKSAVNMANKYLLDNGYRAVDYAAVEALKSDSATLFTQEPDTADLSVVQWIAQKLGADVYIEVDGFVQGGRETGGYYAQAEVNLKMYNPSTGELLGAVPYSSPRTFDRGSTEAAAQNAIKSTVFKAMSVAVDQAKKALVRDYAQGIRYEITINNSSDSKLMNKFRNVLNTKVETIRVMYQSTAQTKYAVQYFGRVEDMETIVYSAAEGVPGMESISLVMIRGKTLMFRLGR is encoded by the coding sequence ATGAAAAGAAACGTTGTATTATATGCACTGCTGTCGGTGCTTTTGACATCATGTACCGTTATGCCGCGGGTTCCACAGTATACAGGCAACAACCCTTATTATGCCGGTTCCGGAGAGGGATATACGTTTTTGGAGGCACTGACTCAGGCAAAAGCGAATACCCTGCGGCTTGCCGTTATCGACCTTATCGGGGAGACGGAAGAAATGCAGAACCGCAGTAAGTTACATTCCGCTTTTTACGCCGGGACAAGACCGAATGCTTACCTTGAAACCGACTATATGCGTATTTTGCGACGTGCTCAAACGTATCGCGGATACTATTGTGAGATCACCGTACCGGTAAAAATGGATGAATTACGCCGTACACTCGATATGATCGGTACCTATTCTGCAAAGGGCGGCAATATTCTATCGAGTCCTGAAGTACGTGAGGCAAAAATCAAGAGTGAATTGCAAGGAAATAATGTCGGATTTATCACACAGTATGTCGATGGTATGCTGTATATGGTTGTGCCAAATCAAAAGGCAAAAGACGGAAGTACATTTTCCAAGTCTGCCGTCAACATGGCGAATAAATACCTGCTTGACAACGGGTACCGTGCCGTTGATTATGCTGCGGTAGAAGCATTAAAATCAGATAGTGCTACGCTGTTTACTCAAGAACCTGATACGGCTGATCTTTCGGTTGTACAGTGGATTGCACAAAAACTTGGTGCTGATGTCTATATTGAAGTGGACGGTTTTGTGCAGGGCGGTCGAGAAACAGGCGGTTACTATGCTCAAGCTGAAGTTAACTTGAAAATGTACAATCCGTCTACGGGAGAATTACTCGGCGCTGTACCCTATAGCAGCCCTAGGACGTTCGACCGCGGAAGTACCGAGGCTGCGGCGCAGAACGCGATAAAGTCAACAGTCTTTAAGGCAATGAGTGTTGCTGTTGATCAAGCGAAAAAAGCATTGGTGCGGGATTATGCGCAAGGTATTCGGTATGAAATTACTATTAACAATAGTTCCGACAGTAAACTGATGAACAAGTTCCGAAACGTATTGAACACTAAAGTCGAAACAATACGGGTTATGTATCAATCTACCGCTCAAACAAAGTATGCGGTACAATATTTCGGCAGAGTTGAAGACATGGAAACTATTGTCTATTCGGCAGCAGAAGGTGTTCCCGGTATGGAAAGTATTTCACTGGTTATGATCCGGGGCAAAACACTCATGTTCCGGTTAGGGCGGTAA